Within the Thermodesulfobacteriota bacterium genome, the region GTTGCGTGTGGGCGTATTCGGAAAAAAGCCGGTCCAGGTTCGGCGTTCTGGCGGCGGCTATGGCGTTTCCTTCCCGGGAGGGGTTGATGCCCCATCCGTCCAGTATCATCAGCATCAGGGGTCGTTTTGTTTTTAACATGAGCGGCAGTTCCCTTCTTAACCGTCCAGATCAGCCGGCAATGTCGATTCGCCTGGCATCCGACCAGAGACCTTCTATATCATAGAAAGCGCGGACGGACTCATAAAAAACGTGAATAATCACGTGGCCGTAATCAAGCAGCGCCCAGCGGCCGTCCTCCAGCCCTTCGCTGGAAAGGGGACGAATGCCCTGTTTTTTCAGCGTGGTAACAATGTGGTCCGCCAGGGCGGTAACTTGTCGGCTGGAGTTTCCGCAGCAGATGATGAAGGCATCGGCGATGCTGGTGAGTCCCCTCACGTCGAGCAGCACCACGTTTTCGGCTTTTTTTCCGGTAACCGCGGCGATATAGGGTTCAACCTCCGCGAGAATATCCGTCGTCATTGATATAAGCCCTTTTTCTTAATGAATTGTTCAACGGAATCCGGCACCATCCCGCGGATGGGGCGTCCCTGTTTCAGACGCTCGCGGATTTCCGTGGAAGAAATGTGAATGGCCGGCCTTTCATAAAGAAAAACCGGCCGCAATGTTTCGTGCTCATAGCAGGCCTTGTCCGGAGAAAAGGTGTACCGGTCGGAGATTTTCAAAGACAGAAACGTTTTCAGCGCTTCTTTTTCCGGCGAATCCGGCACAGGCCGCGTGATGACGATAAAAGGAATGGTTTCCATTAACGCCAGGTAGTCTTTCCAGGTGTCCAGCTCCAGGAACGCGTCCAGCCCGGCGATAAAGAACAGGTCGGTTCCGGCGGGCAGGGTTTTCCGGAAATGATTCACCGTGTCAATCGTGTAGGAGCGGCCGACGCGCCGGGTCTCGATGTCCGACACGGTGCAGCCCGGCTGACCGTTAAAGGCCAGCCGCGTCATCTCCAGCCGCAGGGAAATGTCCGCCATGAACTCGGCTGTTTTGTGGGGCGGTGAGGCGGCGGGAATAATGATGATGCCGTCCAGGGCAAAACAGGAGAGGATATCGGTTGCGATCATCACATGTCCGGAATGAACCGGATTAAAGGTTCCGCCGAAAAGGCCTGTTTTCATGGAGCGCCTTTATTCTCTAATCTGCCCGTCGCCCAGCACCACGAATTTGGCGGTCGTCAGTTCGTCCACGCCCATGGGGCCGAAGGCGTGAAGCTTGGAGGTGCTGATGCCGATTTCCGCCCCAAGACCCAGCTGACCGCCGTCGTTAAACCGCGTAGATGCATTGACCAGCACCACCGACGAGTCGGCTTCCCGTAAAAAGCGCCGGGATCTTTCATAGTTGCGGGTGACAATGGCTTCGGTGTGCGAGGAACCGTATCTGGCGATATGGGCCAGGGCTTCGTCCATGTCCCGGACGACGCGGATGGCCAGGATCAGATCCAGGTATTCCGCGTACCAGTCCTCTTCGGTGGCAATCTCGGCGGTCGGGATGATTTCCCGGGTGGCGGGACAGCCCCTCAGGACAACGCCGGCCGCGGCAAACTGATTGGCCATTTCCGGCAGAAACGCCCGGGCAACGCCTTCATGGACCAGCAGGGTTTCCATGGCGTTGCACACGCCCGGTCGCTGGACCTTGGCGTTTATGCAGATCGCCCGGGCCATGGCCAGGTCGGCGTCTTCATCCACATAGACATGACAGACGCCTTTGTAGTGTTTTAAGACCGGGATGGCCGAATGCCGGACCACGAACCGGATCAACCCTTCTCCGCCCCGGGGAATGATCAGGTCGATGTACTCCTCCAGGGACAGCAGATGGGTGACCGCTTCCCGGTCCGTTACCGGAACGACCTGGACCGCCGCCTCCGGCAGGCCGGCTTCGGCCAGGGCCAGGCGAATGCTTTCCGCCAGGGCCCGGTTGGAGTGCAGGGCTTCCGATCCGCCGCGTAAGATAACGGCATTTCCGGCCTTCAGGCAGAGTCCGGCGGCGTCCACGGTGA harbors:
- a CDS encoding glutamate-5-semialdehyde dehydrogenase, with amino-acid sequence MTIEETILNMAKNARAAAGLMAKCPTVKKNLALNNIARQLEKDAVRIKQENEKDIRLAEQSGLSAAMIDRLRVTDKVIQSMAAGLLEVAALNDPVGSFSASWRRPNGLEVARMRIPLGVIGIIYESRPNVTVDAAGLCLKAGNAVILRGGSEALHSNRALAESIRLALAEAGLPEAAVQVVPVTDREAVTHLLSLEEYIDLIIPRGGEGLIRFVVRHSAIPVLKHYKGVCHVYVDEDADLAMARAICINAKVQRPGVCNAMETLLVHEGVARAFLPEMANQFAAAGVVLRGCPATREIIPTAEIATEEDWYAEYLDLILAIRVVRDMDEALAHIARYGSSHTEAIVTRNYERSRRFLREADSSVVLVNASTRFNDGGQLGLGAEIGISTSKLHAFGPMGVDELTTAKFVVLGDGQIRE
- the nadD gene encoding nicotinate-nucleotide adenylyltransferase yields the protein MKTGLFGGTFNPVHSGHVMIATDILSCFALDGIIIIPAASPPHKTAEFMADISLRLEMTRLAFNGQPGCTVSDIETRRVGRSYTIDTVNHFRKTLPAGTDLFFIAGLDAFLELDTWKDYLALMETIPFIVITRPVPDSPEKEALKTFLSLKISDRYTFSPDKACYEHETLRPVFLYERPAIHISSTEIRERLKQGRPIRGMVPDSVEQFIKKKGLYQ
- the rsfS gene encoding ribosome silencing factor gives rise to the protein MTTDILAEVEPYIAAVTGKKAENVVLLDVRGLTSIADAFIICCGNSSRQVTALADHIVTTLKKQGIRPLSSEGLEDGRWALLDYGHVIIHVFYESVRAFYDIEGLWSDARRIDIAG